One window of Candidatus Limnocylindria bacterium genomic DNA carries:
- a CDS encoding glycosyltransferase family 39 protein produces the protein MSWRVAWIFFALGVLTRIPFQTEFVWAHDSVLYARAIERFDPLDQRPQAPGYLYYVLLIRAIYALVGDPNRAMTIVSLFAGAAAVALLYMFAARLYDERTARASGAFLLTAVTFWAYGGVAYPYTLLGALSIGCAMLFWLAMRPDSGRGRRLLIATAVYGIAIGFRTDLAVFLAPLWLMAAWTAPLLWVIASAALAVLLVLSWFFASAAFDGGVSALLEALRIQGKFVDDRYSVFGDLGLRAFYGNTYELARFLGRGLTFLAPLLAAVPLSASARRIEMSDRWRVAFVLVWTLTPLVIYVPIHVGEYGYIFSMLPGLCVIAARGAVALARGARMPRALPSIVAGVALANAAVFLVSDTPLSARDVARRDRGTGERIDRLNQPDLAGATVLAAYDALIVEYYFSDDERLTTDHVLVGYDPALPRREMVFSTRVCNAAGVVCRDRDAVLAVWDDLIRVSGSGWETLTMPHGAKLRVARNMSNVKVIVDGLSVEIVR, from the coding sequence ATGTCGTGGCGGGTGGCCTGGATCTTCTTCGCACTCGGCGTGCTCACGCGCATTCCGTTCCAAACCGAGTTCGTGTGGGCTCACGACTCGGTGCTATACGCGCGCGCTATCGAACGGTTCGATCCGCTGGATCAGCGGCCACAGGCGCCGGGCTACCTCTACTACGTCCTGCTCATTCGCGCGATATACGCGCTCGTCGGCGATCCGAATCGCGCGATGACGATCGTGAGCCTGTTCGCCGGAGCAGCGGCGGTCGCGCTGCTCTACATGTTCGCGGCGCGGCTCTACGACGAGCGCACGGCGCGCGCGAGCGGCGCGTTCCTGTTGACCGCGGTCACGTTCTGGGCCTACGGCGGCGTCGCGTATCCCTACACCCTTCTCGGCGCGCTCTCGATCGGCTGCGCGATGCTGTTCTGGCTCGCGATGCGCCCGGACAGTGGTCGCGGACGGCGCCTGCTGATCGCGACAGCCGTTTACGGGATCGCGATCGGATTCCGGACCGATCTCGCGGTCTTCCTCGCTCCGCTGTGGCTGATGGCGGCCTGGACGGCGCCACTGCTGTGGGTCATCGCCAGCGCGGCTCTTGCCGTGCTGCTCGTGCTCAGCTGGTTCTTCGCGTCCGCGGCTTTCGACGGCGGCGTGAGCGCGCTGCTCGAGGCGCTGCGGATCCAAGGGAAATTCGTCGACGACCGTTACAGTGTCTTCGGCGACCTCGGCCTGCGCGCGTTCTACGGCAACACGTACGAGCTCGCGCGCTTCCTCGGGCGCGGGCTCACGTTCCTCGCGCCGCTCCTCGCCGCCGTTCCGCTCTCGGCCAGCGCGCGGCGGATCGAGATGAGCGACAGATGGCGCGTCGCATTTGTCCTCGTGTGGACGCTGACGCCGCTCGTGATCTATGTGCCGATCCATGTCGGGGAGTACGGCTACATCTTCAGCATGCTCCCGGGTCTCTGCGTGATCGCCGCGCGTGGCGCGGTCGCGCTCGCGCGCGGGGCACGGATGCCGCGCGCCCTGCCGTCGATCGTCGCTGGCGTCGCGCTCGCGAATGCCGCGGTGTTCCTCGTGAGCGACACGCCACTCTCCGCGCGGGACGTCGCGCGCCGCGATCGCGGCACAGGCGAGCGTATCGACCGCCTGAACCAGCCGGACCTCGCGGGAGCGACCGTCCTCGCCGCGTACGACGCGCTCATCGTCGAGTACTACTTCTCCGACGACGAGCGCCTGACCACGGATCACGTGCTCGTGGGCTACGACCCGGCGCTCCCAAGACGCGAGATGGTCTTCAGCACGCGCGTCTGCAACGCCGCCGGCGTCGTGTGCCGCGATCGGGACGCCGTGCTCGCGGTATGGGACGACCTCATCCGCGTGAGCGGCAGCGGCTGGGAGACGCTCACGATGCCGCACGGCGCGAAGCTGCGCGTGGCGCGCAACATGAGCAACGTGAAGGTCATCGTCGACGGCCTCTCCGTGGAGATCGTGCGCTAG
- a CDS encoding YraN family protein: MADPFRVEPRRLLGLAGEHLAERELACRGFRVIARNVRTRFGEIDLICRDARGYAFVEVKTRRAGSFVAAAEAVDARKAARLAALAQGWLAHRGERDAVWRIVIAALTVGADGTRVELVDLDR, encoded by the coding sequence GTGGCCGATCCCTTTCGGGTGGAGCCGCGCCGCCTTCTCGGACTCGCCGGCGAGCATCTGGCCGAACGCGAGCTCGCCTGCCGCGGTTTTCGCGTCATCGCTCGGAACGTTCGCACGCGCTTCGGTGAGATCGACCTCATCTGCCGCGACGCCCGCGGTTACGCGTTCGTCGAGGTGAAGACGCGCCGGGCCGGATCCTTCGTTGCCGCCGCGGAGGCCGTCGACGCGCGAAAGGCCGCGCGCCTCGCCGCGCTCGCGCAGGGCTGGCTGGCACACCGAGGCGAGCGCGACGCCGTGTGGCGCATCGTGATCGCGGCCCTCACCGTGGGCGCCGACGGCACGCGTGTCGAGCTCGTGGATCTCGACCGCTAG